The genomic segment CTGGTTTTTTCGGGATATTTAGTTGTACACCACCATATATTGTGGTTTCAGTTACTAATTGCTATCACGTTAGTTAGCCTTGTATCTTATTGGATCAGTCGGCCTGTTCCTGGAATGGGGATTGGTATGCCAATATTGATAGCGCCCATTTGTGCAGCTATTATTTCTTCCATATTAAACCCTGATGACAGAGCTTCCTTAGCTTATGTGAGTGGAACCTTAGGGGTGTTGATTGGTGCTGACATCCTTCGACTCAAAGATATTAGGCATTTAGGTGCACCAGTAGCCTCGATTGGTGGTGCAGGAAGTTTTGATGGTATTTTTATTACTGGGTTTGTGGCAGTACTATTGGCATAGCGAGTATTTATTTGTTTAACGAAAATCATTTTTTAGAAGAAACTGCATTTTTAAAACCTGAGGAGCGTTTGAATTTAATTCAACAAGCCTTTGAGGTATTTAAAGAATTAGAGCATACTCTCTGTAACGATCTTTATTCTCTTCCTCGTATTGCTCATAAATATATTGGTACTTTTAGATTATTAGGCTTTCATCAGTTAGTAATCAGTTCGAAAGAATTAAATAAATCCTATAGTGTTGAGTTTAATTTGTTTACAACTTTTATTGAATTCAACAATAATTTTTATTCGGCATGTCATTCTTTAGAAAATTACTTACAAAACCAATAATCTGATGATTTTTGTATATTGCATACAGCTGGTTGCTCAAATTTTTCCTCTGGTTTTTTTTCATTTTTTCCGAGATTTGTTCTTTTCGCATGTTTGGAGACAGTATCAACAGAGCAGTTCATTGGCTGCTTTTAGATGTGATAACCAAGGTTTAATTCTTAATATCAATACAGTAGGCGAGGAATTACTCGGATATAAGCAGGCGGAAATTAAAGGCTTGGGGCTTGATGACGTTACATACACAGAGGATCTTGAAAATGAAAAAATACTTATTAATGAATTAATTCAAGGAGTATTCCCATTACTCACCAGACAGAAGCGCTATATCAGAAAAGATGGAAAAGTGATTTTGGCGTTAGCTACACTGACTATAAAAAGAACCTTTTTAGGTTATCAATATTTCGGCTTTATAAAGTTAATTGACAACAGTCCCGTCCATCAACAAATATCTCATCAAGCTTTGGCTACTATTAATCACGAAATTAGACATTCGCTACAAAATATTGTTGTATTAGGGCATCAATTATTAGAAAGTCCTGCGTTAGACGGTGTTAAAAAAGCTGCTAACTCTATCTTGCAATCTGGCCACCAAATTAAACATATCCTTGATTATTTCTACACTTCAG from the Ferrovum sp. JA12 genome contains:
- a CDS encoding DUF1614 domain-containing protein; the encoded protein is MSPLKIILFVFAFILLIVIIQLNIITVAFDKLGLSSHSAYLLIMATLFGSVINLPLLSLKADDALSQKNTLFNLPQRLFGKPIFKGVTEIKINVGGALLPLVFSGYLVVHHHILWFQLLIAITLVSLVSYWISRPVPGMGIGMPILIAPICAAIISSILNPDDRASLAYVSGTLGVLIGADILRLKDIRHLGAPVASIGGAGSFDGIFITGFVAVLLA